Proteins encoded within one genomic window of Planctomycetia bacterium:
- a CDS encoding PD-(D/E)XK nuclease family protein gives MIGTPVRPATRASPAPQPTPPKPARDYLSYSAVTTYQGCPLRYMFRYIAGLPERTISASLVFGSAIHRAVEHHFNELLAGNEPPQLDALVGEYDRHWREADPQTVRFGKDDDIESLGGLATKMLGVFQASSLADPAGRIIGVEEELRGAVVAGCPDVLGRIDLLVETADELVVTDLKTSRSKWSREQADDSAGQLLLYHELVRDFSPHKRVRLQFAVLTKAKEPVIDLHEVPADARRIDRTKRIVERVWKAIDSKVFYPAPSAMQCPSCSFRSECRAWTG, from the coding sequence ATGATCGGGACGCCGGTTCGACCGGCTACGAGAGCGAGTCCTGCGCCGCAACCGACGCCTCCCAAGCCGGCGCGCGACTACCTCAGTTACTCCGCCGTCACGACGTACCAAGGCTGCCCTCTCCGGTACATGTTCCGTTACATCGCCGGCCTGCCGGAGCGGACCATCTCGGCGAGTCTCGTGTTCGGCAGCGCCATCCACCGCGCCGTCGAGCATCACTTCAACGAACTACTGGCGGGCAACGAGCCGCCGCAGCTCGATGCCTTGGTCGGCGAATACGATCGCCATTGGCGAGAAGCCGATCCGCAGACCGTGCGGTTCGGCAAGGACGACGATATCGAATCGCTCGGAGGCTTGGCAACCAAGATGCTCGGGGTGTTTCAAGCGAGTTCGCTAGCCGATCCGGCCGGCCGGATTATCGGCGTCGAAGAAGAGCTACGCGGTGCCGTCGTGGCCGGCTGTCCCGACGTACTGGGCAGGATCGATCTGTTGGTCGAGACCGCCGACGAACTCGTGGTTACAGATCTAAAAACGTCTCGTTCGAAATGGTCGCGGGAGCAAGCCGACGACTCGGCCGGGCAGCTACTGCTCTATCACGAGTTGGTGCGAGACTTCTCGCCACACAAGCGAGTCCGGTTGCAGTTCGCCGTTTTGACCAAAGCCAAGGAGCCGGTGATCGACCTGCACGAGGTGCCGGCCGACGCACGGCGGATCGATCGGACAAAGCGGATCGTCGAACGTGTCTGGAAGGCCATCGACTCGAAGGTCTTCTACCCGGCACCGTCAGCGATGCAGTGCCCGAGCTGCTCGTTCCGCTCGGAGTGTCGGGCGTGGACCGGCTAA